A window from Carassius gibelio isolate Cgi1373 ecotype wild population from Czech Republic chromosome B3, carGib1.2-hapl.c, whole genome shotgun sequence encodes these proteins:
- the si:ch211-66e2.5 gene encoding sialic acid-binding Ig-like lectin 13 encodes MKNNLFCFLGLSIIGIVSTDSCSLEISPSRVVVKFGDPVSVSCVASRPVRVLGWESVIAASHTQNDLSVQWQVDSLTDWIEEPICYGVFFTAPRQCEEKLNLVLYKKPDSVSISLVNHSSPVVEGREYQLQCEVQNVAPVQYLVLRWYRGKTEVYNHSFSELSPATPVQVSSTLLIVPNRADNGAQYRCEAQLELGAEGPRPPPTVQSEVLNIAVQYPPIFRSPEEETLDISEDSETVLDCTAEGNPPPVYVWSSSNLQEKADQPVLTAASLSPGLYTCTASNILGKKSKQFVIKHKSR; translated from the exons atgaaaaacaatctcTTTTGCTTCCTCGGTCTGTCCATTATTGGAATAG TGTCCACTGACAGTTGCTCGCTAGAGATATCTCCCTCCAGAGTAGTGGTGAAATTTGGGGATCCGGTGTCGGTCAGCTGTGTGGCTTCGCGTCCAGTGCGCGTGCTGGGATGGGAATCGGTCATTGCCGCATCGCACACTCAGAATGACCTCAGCGTTCAGTGGCAGGTGGACAGTTTGACTGACTGGATTGAGGAGCCAATCTGCTATGGTGTTTTTTTCACTGCACCCAGACAGTGTGAGGAAAAACTCAACCTTGTTCTATACA AGAAACCAGACAGTGTGTCCATAAGTTTAGTAAATCACAGCAGTCCAGTGGTGGAAGGAAGAGAGTACCAGCTACAGTGTGAGGTGCAGAACGTCGCACCTGTCCAGTACCTTGTTTTACGATGGTACAGAGGAAAAACTGAGGTTTACAACCACTCGTTCTCAGAGTTATCCCCTGCAACACCAGTCCAGGTGTCCTCCACCTTGCTGATTGTCCCAAACAGAGCTGATAATGGAGCTCAATACAGGTGTGAAGCACAGCTGGAACTGGGAGCAGAAGGACCTCGACCTCCTCCAACAGTTCAGTCTGAAGTTCTCAACATTGCTGTTCAAT ACCCGCCGATCTTCCGCAGTCCAGAGGAAGAGACACTGGACATCAGTGAGGACAGTGAAACGGTGCTGGATTGTACTGCGGAGGGTAACCCACCTCCTGTGTATGTCTGGTCCTCCTCAAACCTTCAGGAGAAGGCTGATCAGCCTGTTCTGACAGCTGCATCTTTGAGCCCAGGACTATATACATGCACTGCGTCCAATATCCTGGGGAAAAAGAGCAAACAGTTTGTCATCAAGCACAAATCCAGGTGA
- the LOC127953295 gene encoding B-cell receptor CD22 isoform X50, protein MFQHLIGFVYLFAVPQLLSLTGAEAECPLQLDPQRVVVRYGSSVEVNCNTSVPHKGMGWEASEGAVPMTKNQSLITWRVSELTEWDINPFCYINPNNSIQCQIELPVTVYQTPDSVSISTVNHTKPMIEGQQYELQCDVHDVAPVEYLTVKWYKNQTLINETTFSDTDKTPVNKTVTLLIRPNGNDNRAQYRCEAELDLGAEGPQPSPKYSSKSLNVEVYYKPRHSSSTETIIKDVKGVLNCTVKANPAPDYTWSSDHLNLNISSSVIKSSALSPGKYTCTASNILGRDSKVFILKSTGIRPTFWTVLTVFQLSVALISVI, encoded by the exons ATGTTTCAACATTTGATTGGATTTGTTTACCTCTTCGCAGTTCCACAGCTTCTGAGTCTCACAg GTGCAGAAGCTGAATGTCCTCTTCAGCTCGACCCACAGAGAGTTGTTGTGAGATACGGCAGTTCTGTTGAAGTTAACTGTAACACTTCAGTCCCCCATAAAGGGATGGGATGGGAAGCCAGTGAGGGAGCAGTGCCTATGACCAAAAACCAGAGTCTGATCACATGGAGAGTGTCAGAACTGACAGAATGGGACATAAATCCATTCTGCTACATAAATCCAAATAATAGTATTCAGTGTCAAATAGAGCTCCCAGTCACTGTTTACC AGACTCCAGACAGTGTGTCCATCAGCACTGTGAATCACACAAAACCAATGATAGAGGGACAGCAGTATGAGCTCCAGTGTGACGTTCATGATGTGGCTCCTGTTGAGTATCTCACTGTCAAATGGTACAAAAATCAGACTCTGATAAATGAAACCACCTTCAGTGACACTGACAAGACTCCAGTGAATAAAACTGTCACACTCCTGATCCGTCCAAACGGAAATGATAACAGAGCTCAATACAGGTGTGAAGCAGAGCTGGATCTGGGAGCAGAAGGACCTCAACCTTCTCCTAAATATTCATCAAAATCTCTTAATGTCGAAGTATACT ATAAACCACGACACTCCAGTTCAACAGAAACCATCATTAAAGATGTGAAGGGCGTGCTAAATTGTACAGTGAAGGCAAACCCGGCTCCTGACTACACATGGTCCTCAGATCATCTGAACTTGAACATCAGCTCCTCAGTGATCAAGTCCTCAGCACTCAGTCCAGGAAAATACACGTGCACCGCCTCAAACATCCTGGGAAGAGACAGCAAAGTGTTCATCCTCAAATCTACAG GTATTCGTCCCACATTCTGGACTGTTCTTACTGTTTTCCAGTTGTCGGTTGCATTGATTAGTGTCATTTAA